A region from the Haloarcula limicola genome encodes:
- a CDS encoding Na(+)/H(+) antiporter subunit D, which produces MASPFLTAIPPVALLLPVAILVALLPRRSGHALGVLASALATAWVWVVPDGAHLQTTFLGFDAVLFNVDDFSRLMGLVFGLIAAVAVLYSYASDADGVQTGFALSYVATSFGAVFAGDWLTLLFFWELMAVTSTLLVWYYGGKAVRAGFRYALFHGIGGTLLMAAILQTYVAKGTFLFASVPGGPETAGIAAGLPAALAAVGIGVNVGFIGLHAWLPDTYPRPHVAASVFLCVFTTKTGVYGMYRAFPEGHVAIAYMGGGMAVFGATFALFQNDMRRLLSYHIQSQVGYMIAGVGIGGALAQAGAFAHVFNHILYKGLLFMTAGVVVYRTGEESLKKLGGLWREMPLTAGAFTVAALSIAGFPGFNGFVSKGIVISASHYSFSKGPLPIGEFYTLEWLLLLGGIGTFMSFIKFGYYAFFHGEYDGSVPDANRLQSVAMLTVAALCIAYGVFDSALFAILPFDVTDGSVVSHVYHTYTVPHVVEGVVLAVLGLIGFAVTKKPLSKLGRVPDVDSLYNPAVFYGMRSLVVGVTELYAAVDRIAVNAAGSFTSAVANPDALYERIVTNDSDGRNHPLRAGIGLSILVLALFVTLALLLLP; this is translated from the coding sequence ATGGCGAGTCCGTTCCTGACGGCGATTCCGCCGGTGGCGCTCCTGCTCCCGGTGGCGATACTCGTCGCGCTGCTGCCTCGCCGGAGCGGACACGCGCTCGGCGTGCTCGCGTCCGCGCTGGCGACGGCGTGGGTGTGGGTCGTCCCCGACGGCGCGCACCTGCAGACGACGTTCCTCGGGTTCGACGCCGTCCTGTTCAACGTCGACGACTTCTCGCGGCTGATGGGGCTCGTCTTCGGCCTCATCGCCGCCGTCGCCGTGCTGTACTCCTACGCCAGCGACGCCGACGGCGTCCAGACCGGCTTCGCCCTCTCGTACGTGGCGACGAGCTTCGGAGCCGTCTTCGCCGGCGACTGGCTCACGCTGCTGTTCTTCTGGGAGCTGATGGCCGTCACCAGCACGCTGCTGGTGTGGTACTACGGCGGCAAGGCGGTTCGAGCGGGCTTCCGCTACGCGCTCTTCCACGGCATCGGCGGGACGCTCCTGATGGCCGCCATCCTCCAGACCTACGTGGCCAAGGGGACGTTCCTCTTCGCGTCGGTGCCCGGCGGGCCGGAGACCGCGGGTATCGCGGCCGGTCTGCCCGCGGCGCTGGCCGCCGTCGGCATCGGCGTCAACGTCGGCTTCATCGGCCTGCACGCGTGGCTGCCCGACACCTACCCGCGCCCGCACGTCGCCGCCAGCGTCTTCCTCTGCGTGTTCACCACGAAGACCGGCGTCTACGGCATGTACCGGGCGTTCCCCGAGGGCCACGTCGCCATCGCGTACATGGGCGGCGGGATGGCCGTCTTCGGCGCGACGTTCGCGCTGTTCCAGAACGACATGCGCCGCCTGCTCTCCTATCACATCCAGTCGCAGGTCGGCTACATGATCGCCGGCGTCGGCATCGGCGGCGCGCTGGCACAGGCCGGCGCGTTCGCCCACGTCTTCAACCACATCCTCTACAAGGGCCTGCTGTTCATGACCGCCGGCGTCGTCGTCTACCGCACCGGCGAGGAGAGCCTGAAGAAACTCGGCGGCCTCTGGCGGGAGATGCCCCTCACCGCGGGGGCGTTCACCGTCGCCGCGCTGTCGATCGCCGGGTTCCCCGGCTTCAACGGCTTCGTCAGCAAGGGCATCGTCATCTCGGCGAGCCACTACAGCTTCTCGAAGGGGCCGCTGCCCATCGGCGAGTTCTACACGCTCGAATGGCTGCTCCTCCTCGGTGGTATCGGCACGTTCATGTCGTTCATCAAGTTCGGCTACTACGCCTTCTTCCACGGCGAGTACGACGGGAGCGTCCCCGACGCCAACCGCCTCCAGAGCGTCGCCATGCTGACCGTCGCCGCGCTGTGTATCGCCTACGGCGTCTTCGATAGCGCGCTGTTCGCCATCCTGCCCTTCGACGTGACCGACGGCAGCGTCGTCTCGCACGTCTATCACACCTACACCGTCCCCCACGTCGTCGAGGGGGTCGTCCTCGCCGTCCTCGGCCTGATCGGCTTCGCGGTGACGAAGAAACCCCTCTCGAAGCTCGGCCGGGTCCCCGACGTCGACTCGCTGTACAACCCGGCGGTGTTCTACGGGATGCGGAGCCTCGTCGTCGGCGTCACCGAGCTGTACGCCGCCGTCGACCGGATCGCGGTGAACGCCGCCGGCTCGTTCACCAGCGCCGTCGCCAACCCCGACGCGCTCTACGAGCGCATCGTCACGAACGATAGCGACGGGCGTAACCACCCGCTCAGAGCGGGGATCGGCCTCAGCATCCTCGTCCTCGCCCTGTTCGTTACGCTGGCCCTACTGCTCTTGCCGTAG
- a CDS encoding cation:proton antiporter, with protein sequence MTEVASLRPLFAVLVSAVAIPVILGLKSRPDVREGVTLTVALAKFAIVASMVPAVLGGDEFRVALGEFGNGLTFALEADALGILFALLASLLWIVTSFYSIGYMRGLDEHAQTRYFASFAASLASAVGVAFAANLLTLFLFYELLTVSTYPLVTHDETDEARAAGRKYLAYTFGGGVAVLGGSALVFFLTGTTAFAPGGIEALATADPVLARAAFALLAAGFGVKAALMPVHSWLPDAMVAPTPVSGLLHAVAVVKSGIFGLARVVLDVYGPDVMRDLGVNLPLAAVAAFTLLTASVIALRQDNLKRRLAYSTISQLSYIVLGLALLEGDALVGGLLHIPAHAFMKLTLFFCAGAIHVETHTDDISDMAGIGKRMPLTMTAFGVAAAGMAGIPLVAGFVSKWYLVIGALNLESGGWVFAGALLVSGVLNIAYFWPIVYQAFFESPEAHDEKPLVEEPIGGRYALQPDGGDAETVDSRHARGDEEDEDGEAPRPEHVDHLGKRHEAEDHYGGPPATGWEQRNWVGGESTWFMLGPILTAATLSLLLGIVPNGVVFLRIVTEVVGNLPGVTL encoded by the coding sequence ATGACCGAAGTCGCCTCACTCCGACCGCTGTTCGCCGTGCTCGTCTCGGCCGTCGCCATCCCGGTGATTCTCGGCCTGAAATCGCGGCCCGACGTCCGCGAGGGCGTGACGCTCACCGTCGCCCTGGCGAAGTTCGCGATCGTCGCCAGCATGGTCCCCGCCGTCCTCGGCGGCGACGAGTTCCGCGTCGCGCTGGGCGAGTTCGGCAACGGTCTCACCTTCGCGCTCGAAGCCGACGCGCTGGGCATCCTCTTCGCCCTGCTCGCCAGCCTGCTGTGGATCGTGACGAGCTTCTACAGCATCGGGTACATGCGCGGGCTGGACGAACACGCCCAGACGCGGTACTTCGCCTCCTTCGCGGCGAGTCTCGCCTCCGCCGTCGGCGTCGCCTTCGCCGCCAACTTGCTCACGCTGTTCCTGTTCTACGAACTGCTGACGGTCTCGACGTACCCGCTGGTGACCCACGACGAGACCGACGAGGCCCGCGCCGCCGGCCGGAAGTACCTCGCGTACACCTTCGGCGGCGGCGTCGCAGTGCTGGGCGGCAGCGCGCTGGTCTTCTTCCTGACGGGGACGACGGCGTTCGCGCCCGGCGGCATCGAGGCGCTGGCGACGGCCGATCCGGTGCTCGCTCGCGCCGCGTTCGCGTTGCTCGCCGCGGGGTTCGGCGTGAAGGCGGCGCTGATGCCAGTCCACTCCTGGCTGCCCGATGCGATGGTCGCGCCGACGCCGGTCTCCGGCCTGCTCCACGCCGTCGCCGTCGTCAAGAGCGGCATCTTCGGCCTCGCTCGCGTCGTCTTAGACGTCTACGGTCCGGACGTGATGCGCGACCTCGGGGTCAACCTCCCGCTGGCGGCCGTCGCCGCGTTCACGCTCCTGACCGCGAGCGTCATCGCGCTCAGGCAGGACAACCTCAAGCGCCGGCTGGCGTACTCGACCATCAGCCAGCTCTCGTACATCGTCCTCGGTTTGGCGCTCCTGGAGGGCGACGCCCTCGTCGGCGGGTTGCTCCACATCCCCGCCCACGCGTTCATGAAGCTCACGCTGTTCTTCTGTGCCGGCGCGATCCACGTCGAGACCCACACCGACGACATCAGCGACATGGCCGGGATCGGCAAGCGGATGCCGCTGACGATGACCGCCTTCGGCGTCGCGGCCGCCGGGATGGCCGGCATCCCGCTCGTGGCGGGGTTCGTCAGCAAGTGGTACCTCGTCATCGGCGCGCTGAACTTGGAGAGCGGGGGCTGGGTCTTCGCCGGCGCGCTGCTGGTCTCGGGCGTGCTCAACATCGCGTACTTCTGGCCCATCGTCTATCAGGCGTTCTTCGAATCGCCCGAGGCACACGACGAGAAGCCGCTCGTCGAGGAACCGATCGGCGGCCGATACGCGCTTCAGCCGGACGGCGGCGACGCCGAGACGGTCGACTCACGCCACGCGCGGGGTGACGAAGAAGACGAAGACGGGGAAGCGCCGAGACCGGAACACGTCGACCACCTCGGGAAGCGACACGAAGCGGAAGACCACTACGGCGGCCCGCCGGCGACCGGGTGGGAGCAGCGCAACTGGGTCGGCGGCGAGAGCACGTGGTTCATGCTCGGGCCGATCCTGACGGCCGCGACCCTCTCGCTGCTGTTGGGGATCGTCCCGAACGGCGTCGTCTTCCTGCGGATCGTGACCGAAGTCGTCGGGAACCTCCCGGGGGTGACGCTCTGA
- a CDS encoding monovalent cation/H+ antiporter subunit D family protein, with product MIEHLPVLLVVLPIVGGSVPLVAGLFTDRAGWPIATATMLVHAPLAGWLWWAVWDAGTIEYAVGGYAAPYGIELVVDGLSATVALLVSVVALGLLAYARRAGPRSNTFFSMYLLLVTGLTGMSVTGDVFNLYVFLEITGLAAYGLVASGREASSAVAALKYLIIGTVGASLYLLGVGYLLAGTGTLNMADLAGKLGSTLGYDSTLVLTAFGLMVGGLTVKVALFPLHTWQPDAYANAPDTVSAFISALVSTVSAYALARLLFSVFTVDFLTAVPAARWALLGLASVSIIAGSALAVSQSNVQRMLAYSSVSQFGLVVAGFTIATPVAVVGATIHLVGHAIMKGGLFAATGVIERETGARSVRSYAGMGARSPLAAGSFAVLALAMVGVPPAVGFFGKWYIVVGAVESGLWPVVVVLLASTLLTLAYFARLVERLYFAEPTIREGEEAAVADGGESVSTGMVAVVVTAAVLSIALIAGVPVLDSLLNETLPPLL from the coding sequence ATGATTGAGCACCTCCCCGTTCTGTTGGTCGTCCTGCCCATCGTCGGCGGCTCGGTGCCGCTGGTAGCCGGACTGTTCACCGACCGCGCCGGCTGGCCGATCGCGACCGCGACGATGCTGGTCCACGCGCCTCTCGCTGGGTGGCTGTGGTGGGCCGTCTGGGACGCCGGAACCATCGAGTACGCCGTCGGCGGCTACGCCGCGCCCTACGGCATCGAACTCGTCGTCGACGGGCTCTCGGCGACGGTCGCCCTGCTCGTGAGCGTCGTCGCCCTCGGCCTGCTCGCGTACGCGCGCCGCGCGGGACCGCGCTCGAACACGTTCTTCAGTATGTACCTCCTGCTCGTCACCGGGCTGACGGGGATGAGCGTCACGGGCGACGTGTTCAACCTCTACGTCTTCCTCGAGATCACGGGACTGGCCGCCTACGGGCTCGTCGCCAGCGGCCGCGAGGCGAGTTCGGCCGTCGCCGCGCTCAAGTACCTCATCATCGGGACGGTCGGCGCGTCGCTGTACCTGCTCGGCGTCGGCTATCTCCTGGCGGGAACGGGGACGCTGAACATGGCCGACCTCGCCGGCAAGCTCGGCTCGACGCTCGGCTACGACTCGACGCTCGTGCTGACCGCCTTCGGCCTGATGGTCGGCGGCCTGACGGTGAAGGTGGCGCTGTTCCCGCTGCACACGTGGCAGCCCGACGCCTACGCGAACGCGCCCGACACGGTGAGCGCGTTCATCTCGGCGCTGGTCTCGACGGTGTCGGCGTACGCGCTCGCCCGCCTGCTGTTCTCGGTGTTCACCGTCGACTTCCTCACCGCGGTCCCGGCCGCTCGCTGGGCGCTGTTGGGGCTGGCGAGCGTGAGTATCATCGCCGGCAGCGCGCTGGCGGTCTCTCAGAGCAACGTCCAGCGGATGCTCGCGTACTCCTCCGTGTCCCAGTTCGGTCTCGTCGTCGCCGGCTTCACCATCGCCACGCCCGTCGCGGTCGTCGGCGCGACGATCCACCTCGTCGGGCACGCGATCATGAAGGGCGGCCTGTTCGCCGCCACCGGCGTCATCGAGCGGGAGACGGGCGCGCGCTCGGTCAGGAGCTACGCCGGGATGGGCGCTCGGTCGCCGCTGGCCGCCGGCTCCTTCGCCGTGCTGGCGCTGGCGATGGTCGGCGTCCCGCCCGCCGTCGGCTTCTTCGGCAAGTGGTACATCGTCGTCGGTGCCGTCGAGTCGGGCCTCTGGCCGGTCGTCGTCGTGTTGCTCGCGAGCACGCTCCTGACGCTCGCGTACTTCGCGCGACTGGTCGAACGGCTCTACTTCGCCGAACCGACCATCCGCGAGGGCGAGGAAGCGGCCGTCGCCGACGGCGGCGAGAGCGTCTCGACGGGGATGGTGGCCGTCGTCGTCACCGCCGCCGTCCTCTCGATCGCGCTCATCGCCGGCGTGCCGGTACTGGACAGCCTCCTGAACGAGACGCTCCCACCACTACTCTAA
- a CDS encoding cation:proton antiporter subunit C, translated as MNATLPLQLDLLTTHYNYYAVVVLLGIGLYMLVDSPNLVKKVIGMNVFQTGIFLFFITLAYRSGGNPPIITEGGGPYVSPLPHVLILTAIVVGVSLTAVALALIVRIYSEYGTLDEETLEQLYYD; from the coding sequence ATGAACGCGACGCTCCCGCTCCAACTCGACCTGTTGACGACGCACTACAACTACTACGCCGTCGTCGTCCTGCTCGGCATCGGGCTGTACATGCTCGTCGACTCCCCGAACCTCGTGAAGAAGGTCATCGGGATGAACGTCTTCCAGACGGGCATCTTCCTGTTCTTCATCACGCTGGCCTACCGGTCGGGTGGGAACCCGCCGATCATCACGGAGGGGGGCGGCCCGTACGTCAGCCCGCTCCCGCACGTCCTCATCCTGACGGCCATCGTCGTCGGGGTGAGCCTCACGGCGGTGGCGCTCGCGCTCATCGTCCGCATCTACTCGGAGTACGGCACGCTAGACGAAGAGACGCTGGAGCAACTCTACTATGATTGA
- a CDS encoding Na(+)/H(+) antiporter subunit B, translated as MSADEQPGLYVESTIIMTTVRVVAPFVLTFALFIMFHGADTPGGGFQGGVVAGSVVMMIAFAYGIESTRQWVDTRVIAGLAVWGVLNFAAIGLGALALGGRFLQYDEYHFLYKYATKYGIELVELGIGGVVASVVIGLFFLLAAGFAHAVDDQSEETA; from the coding sequence ATGAGCGCCGACGAGCAGCCCGGCCTCTACGTCGAGAGCACCATCATCATGACGACGGTGCGCGTCGTCGCGCCGTTCGTCCTCACCTTCGCGCTGTTCATCATGTTCCACGGCGCGGACACGCCCGGCGGCGGGTTCCAGGGCGGCGTCGTCGCCGGCTCCGTCGTGATGATGATCGCCTTCGCCTACGGCATCGAATCCACCCGACAGTGGGTCGATACGCGGGTGATCGCGGGGCTGGCCGTCTGGGGCGTGCTCAACTTCGCCGCCATCGGGCTCGGCGCGCTCGCCCTTGGCGGACGGTTCCTCCAGTACGACGAGTACCACTTCCTGTACAAGTACGCGACGAAGTACGGCATCGAACTGGTCGAACTCGGCATCGGCGGTGTCGTCGCCAGCGTCGTCATCGGCCTGTTCTTCCTGCTGGCCGCCGGGTTCGCCCACGCCGTCGACGACCAATCGGAGGAGACAGCATGA
- a CDS encoding DUF4040 domain-containing protein, with the protein MTLTLLEGALLVFVVGCAVGAALLRDTLAAVMSFAAYSLGVSILWLILQAPDVGLTEASVGAGIMTILFLLALANTVTPDADELFESLDLRAMLLVGVFVLVMGATVPALPAIGDPSAPVVSGDVSQYYIENAYEETHVKNAVTAVLAAYRGFDTLGEAVVVFAAGVVGLSVLRREVFA; encoded by the coding sequence ATGACGCTGACCCTGCTCGAAGGCGCGCTGCTCGTCTTCGTCGTCGGCTGTGCCGTCGGCGCGGCGCTCCTCCGGGACACGCTCGCGGCGGTGATGTCCTTCGCCGCCTACAGCCTCGGCGTCTCCATCCTCTGGCTCATCTTACAGGCTCCCGACGTGGGGCTGACGGAGGCTTCGGTGGGCGCGGGCATCATGACGATCCTGTTCCTCCTGGCGCTCGCGAACACCGTCACGCCCGACGCCGACGAGCTGTTCGAGTCGCTCGACCTGCGGGCGATGCTGCTGGTCGGCGTCTTCGTCCTCGTGATGGGGGCGACGGTGCCCGCGCTGCCGGCCATCGGCGACCCGAGCGCGCCCGTCGTCAGCGGCGACGTCTCCCAGTACTACATCGAGAACGCCTACGAGGAGACCCACGTCAAGAACGCCGTGACCGCGGTGCTCGCCGCGTACCGCGGGTTCGACACGCTCGGGGAGGCCGTCGTGGTCTTCGCCGCGGGCGTCGTCGGCCTGTCGGTCCTGCGTCGGGAGGTGTTCGCATGA
- the mnhG gene encoding monovalent cation/H(+) antiporter subunit G, which produces MTPIEWGIVGLGLLGAFFAGVASLGILRLPDIYTRAHAASKSDTLGAVLTIAAVALALQTDLSTVKAVFLLTFMFITNPTAAHAIARAAQDQGIEPWTVEDGEGER; this is translated from the coding sequence ATGACGCCCATCGAGTGGGGGATCGTCGGTCTCGGCCTGCTGGGGGCGTTTTTCGCCGGCGTCGCGTCACTCGGCATCCTCCGGCTTCCGGATATCTACACGCGTGCACACGCGGCCTCGAAGAGCGACACGCTGGGGGCGGTGCTCACCATCGCCGCGGTCGCGCTCGCCCTGCAGACGGACCTCTCGACGGTCAAGGCCGTCTTCCTCCTCACGTTCATGTTCATCACGAACCCGACGGCGGCCCACGCCATCGCGCGGGCGGCACAGGACCAGGGTATCGAACCGTGGACGGTCGAAGACGGGGAGGGCGAGCGATGA
- a CDS encoding cation:proton antiporter, whose translation MVEFEQALLAIAAAFVIFAVVALYRVYVGPTIHDRVIAVNVMGTNTVIAIALVSAAFDEPVFLDVALVYALLNFLLSIAFSKFNVEHGGVL comes from the coding sequence ATGGTTGAGTTCGAACAGGCGCTGCTGGCCATCGCCGCGGCGTTCGTCATCTTCGCCGTCGTGGCGCTGTACCGCGTCTACGTCGGCCCGACGATCCACGACCGGGTCATCGCGGTCAACGTCATGGGGACCAACACCGTCATCGCCATCGCGCTGGTCTCGGCGGCGTTCGACGAACCGGTCTTCCTCGACGTGGCGCTGGTCTACGCCCTGCTGAACTTCCTGCTCTCGATCGCGTTCTCGAAGTTCAACGTCGAACACGGGGGTGTGCTATGA